CACGGTGTCTTCGATGGGCGTCTTGGGGTCCACGCGGTGCTGGTAATAGAGGTCGATGGTCTCGATGCCGAGGCGCTTCAGGCTCGCCTCGCAGGCCTCGCGCACATAAGCGGGCGAGCCGTTGATGCCGAGGCGCTCGCCATTGGGGCCGCGCACGTTGCCGAACTTGGTGGCGAGCACCACCTTCTCGCGCTTGCCCTTCAGGAACTGGCCGAGGAGGCGCTCATTGTGGCCGACGCCATACATGTCGGCGGTGTCGAAGAAAGTGATGCCGGCGTCCAGCGCGGCTTCGAGGGTGGCGAGCGACTGGGTGTCGTCACTGGCGCCGTAGAATTCGGACATGCCCATGCAGCCGAGGCCGATGGCGGACACGGAAAGGCCAGTGCGACCGAGCGGACGGTGGTCCATGGTTCGCCTCATATGTCGGGATGTGAGAGAAAGGGCGGCGGTCCTGCGCCGCGAAGACGGAACTCAGGTAAACCGGATCGTTTACTTTGTCAAGCATGACGTCGCCCAAGGTTGACCGGCGCGGCACCGCCGCCCGCATCCGCACCGCCGCCCGTGCGCTCTTCCTGGAGCGCGGCTATGGCGCGACCAGCATGGATGCGGTGGCGGCGGCAGCGCCCGTCTCCAAGCGCACGCTCTATCAATATTATCCCGGCAAGGCCGAGCTCTTCGGCGCGGTGATCGCGGAGGTGTGGGGCCGTTTCACGGACGCCCCGCCCCTGCCCGATCCTTCCGCCGCGGCGCCCCGCGCGGTGCTGACCGCCTATGTGGAGCGCCTGCGCGCCCATTGGGATCAACCGGAAGTGATCCCCTTCCTGCGCCTCATCATCGCCGAGGCGCCGCGTTTTCCCGAACTCGCCCCTGCCTATGTGCAGGCCGGCAAGCAGCAGGTGACGGAGAGTCTGGGCGCCTATTTCGAGGTCCTCGC
The Azorhizobium caulinodans ORS 571 genome window above contains:
- a CDS encoding TetR/AcrR family transcriptional regulator, which gives rise to MTSPKVDRRGTAARIRTAARALFLERGYGATSMDAVAAAAPVSKRTLYQYYPGKAELFGAVIAEVWGRFTDAPPLPDPSAAAPRAVLTAYVERLRAHWDQPEVIPFLRLIIAEAPRFPELAPAYVQAGKQQVTESLGAYFEVLARAGHLRRPGNPGLAAAQFLGMVKETLFWPRVFGGGASFAVTDVVEAALDMILLPEKGDPTG